In Sulfitobacter sp. OXR-159, one DNA window encodes the following:
- a CDS encoding Crp/Fnr family transcriptional regulator: protein MTIKDSFYNDMSVKPCGMVDHLDGAQWARLAPLLTQHKQFTPGAVISRRGDFLDYSLLLLDGLIARSVPRGQRARSTFVALQFPGEFVDLHAFPLKRLDHDVISLTDTRVAMIAHEPLRELLNGDVEMARKLWLMTLVDASIHRHWVMRNSAMRALARVANFLSEFDARMSAAYGMERQSLPFSLRQTDIADATGLTSVHVSRTLRELREHGCCAVTGGKLLIHDRAGLHKVGQFEPAYLYMPQSEAAL from the coding sequence GTGACGATCAAAGACTCCTTTTACAACGATATGTCGGTCAAGCCCTGTGGCATGGTGGACCATCTAGACGGTGCGCAATGGGCTAGGCTTGCGCCGCTGTTGACCCAGCACAAGCAATTTACGCCGGGCGCCGTGATCAGCCGCAGGGGTGATTTCTTGGATTATAGCCTGCTGCTGCTGGATGGGCTCATCGCCCGCAGCGTGCCCCGCGGGCAGCGCGCGCGGAGCACGTTCGTCGCCCTGCAGTTCCCCGGAGAGTTTGTCGATCTCCATGCCTTCCCGCTCAAACGGCTAGACCATGATGTCATTTCGCTGACCGATACGCGGGTCGCCATGATCGCGCATGAGCCGCTGCGCGAATTGCTGAATGGCGATGTTGAAATGGCCCGGAAACTCTGGCTCATGACTTTGGTCGATGCCTCCATCCACCGCCATTGGGTGATGCGCAACAGCGCCATGCGCGCGCTCGCGCGGGTCGCGAATTTCCTGAGCGAATTTGATGCCCGCATGTCCGCCGCCTACGGTATGGAGCGTCAAAGCCTGCCCTTCAGCCTGCGCCAGACCGACATCGCCGATGCTACCGGCCTCACCTCGGTGCATGTCAGCCGAACATTGCGCGAATTGCGCGAACACGGCTGCTGTGCGGTGACGGGCGGCAAACTGCTGATCCATGACCGCGCGGGGCTGCATAAGGTCGGCCAGTTCGAGCCTGCATACCTCTATATGCCGCAGTCCGAAGCGGCCCTTTAA
- a CDS encoding glycosyltransferase, with amino-acid sequence MTLRIAIVGHIRHPIAPPFKGGMEAFTHSLARMLAERGHDVTLLASGDSATGLPPGVKLLPICETHYDARYPWHEFHGTDALNDHLDACYARAARLLLEGRFDVVHNNALHRYLPRLSRAERLPMVTSLHIPPFKVLRGALMDGAAPWHLSSVVSARQRGIWWPEGAPETAHVVHNGIDLSEWPQGGPGDGSAVWAGRITPTKGTHLAAEAAQIAGVPLRIYGVVEHQDYFNDMVRPHLYDDVAYVGHLDTEVLGRAYGRASVALFTPQWEEPFGLAAVEAMATGLPVAATPHGAVEEVLGEAGVIAGDDTPESLAEALRQALAIPAEVPRARVARLFDAQAMVTKFERLYHAALAQGDAVVPHRTYPAIALHVEGADRPLAEAG; translated from the coding sequence ATGACCCTGCGCATCGCCATCGTCGGCCATATTCGGCACCCCATCGCCCCGCCGTTTAAGGGCGGGATGGAGGCTTTTACCCATAGCCTTGCCCGTATGCTGGCCGAGCGGGGCCATGACGTGACCCTGTTGGCCAGTGGCGATAGTGCAACGGGCTTGCCGCCTGGGGTCAAACTGCTGCCGATTTGCGAAACGCATTACGACGCACGCTATCCGTGGCATGAGTTTCACGGCACCGATGCGCTGAACGACCACCTCGATGCCTGCTATGCCCGCGCCGCTCGGCTGCTGCTGGAGGGGCGCTTTGACGTGGTACACAACAACGCGCTGCACCGCTACCTTCCGCGGCTCTCGCGGGCGGAGCGGCTGCCGATGGTCACTTCGTTGCATATTCCGCCCTTTAAGGTGCTGCGCGGCGCGTTGATGGATGGGGCGGCGCCATGGCATCTGTCCTCTGTGGTGTCGGCCCGGCAGCGCGGCATCTGGTGGCCCGAGGGCGCGCCGGAAACGGCGCATGTGGTGCACAACGGGATCGACCTATCCGAATGGCCCCAAGGCGGGCCGGGCGACGGAAGCGCTGTCTGGGCCGGGCGCATTACCCCGACCAAGGGCACCCATCTGGCGGCAGAGGCGGCGCAGATCGCAGGGGTGCCGCTGCGCATCTACGGCGTGGTGGAGCATCAGGACTACTTTAACGATATGGTAAGACCGCATCTTTATGACGATGTGGCCTATGTTGGGCATCTGGATACAGAGGTCCTTGGGCGGGCCTATGGCAGGGCGTCGGTGGCGCTTTTCACCCCGCAGTGGGAGGAACCCTTTGGCCTCGCGGCGGTAGAGGCGATGGCGACGGGCCTGCCAGTGGCGGCAACGCCGCATGGGGCGGTTGAAGAAGTGTTGGGCGAGGCGGGTGTCATTGCTGGGGATGACACCCCCGAGAGCTTGGCTGAGGCACTGCGACAGGCGCTCGCGATCCCCGCCGAGGTGCCGCGCGCCCGTGTGGCGCGGCTGTTTGATGCGCAGGCGATGGTGACAAAGTTCGAGCGGCTTTATCACGCGGCCCTAGCGCAGGGCGACGCGGTGGTGCCGCACAGAACATATCCGGCGATCGCCCTGCATGTGGAGGGTGCGGATCGGCCTTTGGCAGAGGCAGGTTAA
- a CDS encoding glycosyltransferase family 2 protein — protein MTSFTPSVPETTTVSALTLARGRAAHLRNVILGLTRQTRQPDELVIGVMQDTLYDDLPQTDFPIRQVQVTGRELPLSRARNTVAAEAMGDCLVFLDVDCIPAPELIADYMGYAVPGNGLIMGEVNYLPAGTATEGWSYDTLKTVAVRHSDRQGPPAEGLKRCNDYRCFWSLNFAIHRADWDRSGGFDERFTGYGGEDTDFGRELDERGVPIHWAKGAKVFHQHHPHCMPPIHHIPSILRNTEIFADKWGHRTMNHWLTAFRLMGLVGADGDTLVQLREPDADDFALCEQQSDQPYANTARVLRHLRGEERIAAE, from the coding sequence ATGACGTCGTTCACCCCATCCGTGCCTGAAACCACCACAGTCAGCGCGCTGACGCTTGCGCGGGGGCGGGCGGCGCATCTGCGCAATGTGATCCTTGGCCTGACCCGTCAGACCCGACAGCCGGATGAACTGGTGATCGGGGTCATGCAAGACACGCTTTATGACGATCTGCCGCAGACCGATTTCCCGATCCGACAAGTGCAGGTCACGGGCCGCGAATTGCCGCTGTCACGCGCGCGCAATACCGTCGCGGCAGAGGCCATGGGCGATTGCCTTGTCTTTCTCGACGTGGATTGCATTCCGGCCCCAGAGTTGATCGCCGACTATATGGGCTATGCGGTGCCGGGCAACGGGCTGATCATGGGCGAGGTCAATTACCTCCCCGCGGGCACGGCGACCGAGGGATGGAGCTATGACACGCTCAAAACCGTGGCCGTGCGCCATTCCGACCGCCAAGGACCGCCCGCAGAAGGGCTGAAGCGCTGCAACGATTACCGCTGCTTCTGGTCGCTGAACTTTGCCATTCACCGCGCGGATTGGGACCGCTCCGGCGGGTTTGACGAACGTTTCACCGGCTACGGGGGCGAGGATACCGACTTTGGCCGCGAATTGGATGAACGCGGCGTGCCGATCCACTGGGCAAAGGGGGCGAAGGTGTTTCACCAGCATCACCCGCATTGCATGCCGCCGATCCACCACATCCCGTCGATCCTGCGCAATACCGAGATCTTTGCTGACAAATGGGGTCACCGCACCATGAACCACTGGCTCACCGCTTTTCGCCTGATGGGTTTGGTGGGGGCTGATGGCGATACGCTGGTGCAGCTGCGCGAACCGGATGCGGATGATTTTGCGCTTTGTGAACAGCAGTCAGACCAGCCCTATGCCAATACCGCGCGTGTGCTGCGCCACCTCCGGGGCGAAGAGCGGATCGCGGCGGAATGA
- the rpmB gene encoding 50S ribosomal protein L28: MSRRCELTGKGPMTGNNVSHANNRTRRRFLPNLNDVSLQSEALGRAFKLRISAAALRSVDHRGGLDKFLAKAKDVELSDNALKIKKAIAKTSATADVLS; the protein is encoded by the coding sequence ATGTCGCGCCGTTGCGAATTGACCGGAAAAGGCCCGATGACGGGCAACAACGTAAGCCACGCCAACAACCGTACACGCCGTCGGTTCTTGCCGAACCTCAACGACGTGTCGTTGCAGTCCGAAGCACTGGGCCGCGCGTTCAAGCTGCGCATCTCTGCCGCAGCCCTGCGCAGCGTCGACCACCGCGGTGGTCTGGACAAGTTCCTGGCGAAAGCCAAGGACGTTGAACTGTCCGACAATGCGTTGAAAATCAAAAAGGCCATCGCGAAAACCAGCGCGACCGCCGATGTGCTGAGCTAA
- a CDS encoding glycosyltransferase — protein MTRPIGYFVHHQGRGHAERCAAVVNALPESQPVTVFCAKPDIFPAFTRQVEVIALPSLFEPTGNEDINDTTNAPDTVHCAPLGWPGIRQAMAQLASWFASANPVLMISDVSAEVAQLARICSVPHVKVLQHGLRSDPGHQAAYDGAVGLLCPAAKALAQPDWPARHMAKTHFAGGLGVDVKRPDPARRAMLRDQLGIAPDQRMVVVMSGGGGTGFASAPFGIAARALPETAFVTIGRMARDWHATEPANLHHHGWVDNAADYLAAADMVVASTGNTTCHQILAAETPWLAVPEWRYFDEQIEKAAALHRAGAAHHLPHFPSSAAAWRTAIQRTFDTHNPALQRGLVDEDAAAQTARWLTGLTDQLLSETSNETGDLHDVVHPIRA, from the coding sequence ATGACCCGGCCCATCGGTTACTTCGTCCACCATCAGGGCCGGGGCCATGCGGAACGTTGCGCCGCAGTGGTCAACGCGCTGCCGGAGAGCCAGCCGGTGACCGTCTTTTGCGCCAAGCCCGATATCTTTCCGGCCTTCACCCGGCAGGTTGAGGTTATTGCCTTGCCGTCGCTCTTTGAGCCCACAGGAAACGAAGACATCAACGATACCACCAACGCGCCGGATACGGTGCATTGCGCGCCGCTCGGCTGGCCGGGTATTCGGCAGGCCATGGCGCAACTGGCCTCTTGGTTCGCCAGCGCCAATCCGGTGTTGATGATCAGCGATGTCTCGGCTGAAGTGGCCCAATTGGCACGGATCTGTTCGGTGCCACATGTCAAAGTATTGCAACACGGTCTGCGCAGCGATCCGGGGCATCAGGCGGCCTATGACGGGGCAGTCGGACTGCTGTGTCCTGCCGCAAAGGCGCTGGCGCAGCCTGATTGGCCCGCACGGCATATGGCAAAGACGCATTTCGCAGGGGGCTTGGGGGTCGACGTAAAACGCCCCGATCCGGCGCGGCGCGCCATGTTGCGCGACCAGCTTGGCATCGCGCCGGATCAGCGCATGGTGGTTGTCATGTCAGGCGGGGGCGGCACCGGATTTGCCTCGGCGCCCTTTGGCATCGCGGCGCGGGCGCTGCCTGAGACGGCATTTGTCACCATCGGTCGGATGGCGCGGGATTGGCACGCGACCGAACCTGCGAACCTGCACCATCACGGCTGGGTCGATAACGCGGCGGATTATCTGGCGGCGGCGGATATGGTCGTGGCCTCGACAGGCAATACCACCTGTCATCAGATCCTCGCTGCCGAGACGCCGTGGTTGGCCGTACCGGAGTGGCGCTATTTCGATGAACAGATTGAAAAGGCCGCGGCGCTGCACCGCGCAGGGGCGGCGCATCATCTGCCGCACTTCCCATCCTCTGCCGCGGCATGGCGCACGGCGATCCAACGCACGTTCGATACACATAACCCGGCCCTGCAGCGCGGCCTGGTCGATGAAGATGCCGCGGCTCAGACCGCCCGTTGGCTGACCGGCTTGACCGATCAGTTGCTATCCGAAACATCCAATGAAACCGGAGATTTACATGACGTCGTTCACCCCATCCGTGCCTGA
- a CDS encoding CDP-alcohol phosphatidyltransferase family protein, with product MTIQMRALFVHLFTATGAVLAMLAMLAAVEEKWDLMFLWLVIAFFVDGIDGPLARKYDVKTNAPEFDGVLMDLIIDYLTYVFIPAFALFTSGLMDGWSGWAMIIIITFASVMYFSDTRMKTKDNSFKGFPGCWNMLVLVLFALQPEWWISLIVVTILAAAMFLPIKFVHPVRTERWRPVTLPMALAWTFFAGWSAWVNFHPESWAHWGLVITSIYLICAGAAQQLIPLAED from the coding sequence ATGACCATACAGATGCGTGCCCTCTTCGTTCACCTTTTCACTGCCACCGGTGCGGTGCTGGCAATGCTTGCCATGCTCGCCGCCGTGGAAGAGAAATGGGACCTGATGTTCCTTTGGCTGGTGATCGCCTTCTTCGTCGATGGTATCGACGGCCCGCTGGCGCGCAAATACGATGTGAAGACCAACGCCCCCGAATTCGATGGCGTCTTGATGGACCTCATCATCGACTATCTCACTTATGTCTTCATTCCGGCCTTCGCGCTGTTCACCTCGGGCCTGATGGATGGCTGGAGCGGTTGGGCGATGATCATTATCATCACCTTTGCCAGCGTCATGTATTTTTCCGACACCCGCATGAAAACCAAGGACAATTCCTTTAAAGGTTTTCCCGGCTGCTGGAACATGCTGGTGCTGGTGCTATTTGCTTTGCAGCCCGAATGGTGGATCAGCTTGATCGTGGTCACGATCCTTGCCGCGGCGATGTTTCTGCCGATCAAATTCGTGCACCCCGTCCGGACTGAGCGTTGGCGTCCCGTGACATTGCCCATGGCGCTGGCATGGACCTTCTTCGCGGGCTGGTCGGCTTGGGTGAATTTTCACCCCGAAAGCTGGGCCCACTGGGGGCTGGTGATCACCTCAATCTACCTCATCTGCGCTGGTGCTGCGCAGCAGTTGATCCCCCTCGCAGAAGACTGA
- a CDS encoding HAD-IIB family hydrolase, whose product MFICHIALGGCLTAPSVNYGVTEDTGGHIAYILGAARAQAARGDVDALQIVTRAFDEPALGAVHAQAEQQVSRSLSIRRLWTAQRGYLSKENLAAEIPALVDAFLEDLAQAQGLPDVIHAHFADAAQLALAARARFGIPVIYTPHSLALSKSGSAVDTDRIAAERRALLEADAVVLSSRDEAEVQVAAYGADAQARVHRVSPGVSLRRPAEAGAGRALLADRLSDPDRPTLLAVARPVARKNLATLARVYADSPALQARANLVILAGQHGDALQANAEARAELTRLRETLEVPALRGKVALPPSHTQGDVAALYDRAAQTGGVFVNLALHEPFGLTMLEAASHGLPVVATQEGGPADIVADLGHGICVPPRDVEAIEAALLKLLDEPAFWAEAARAGRAHVGRYDWSKWAEEVQHICEEVCNPAPVTAQASVMLASDIDNTLTGCAPSAALFNAWIARDRPMFAVATGRSLPEARRILRDWNLPSPRVFITSVGTEVYLADAEGRLCLDERFAQKLDAGWQRDRVERALKEFGFNWQARVEQRRWKLSGFGDMRTARRLERHLARRGVAAQIVASHGRLIDVLPLAAGKGPAVCAAARRLGMPMDRVVVAGDSGNDFDMLQAVEDGPGRGILVGNAMDGLRERLSGRRLYHARAAHAAGVLEGLETFGFTLNAMEPPVKMVAQ is encoded by the coding sequence ATGTTCATTTGCCACATTGCCCTCGGGGGCTGCCTCACAGCGCCGTCTGTCAACTATGGCGTGACCGAAGATACCGGCGGTCACATCGCCTATATCTTGGGGGCCGCGCGCGCGCAGGCGGCACGGGGTGATGTGGATGCACTGCAGATCGTGACCCGTGCTTTCGATGAGCCGGCGCTCGGGGCGGTTCACGCCCAGGCCGAGCAGCAGGTCAGCCGCAGCCTGTCGATCCGGCGGCTTTGGACCGCGCAGCGGGGGTATCTAAGCAAAGAAAACCTTGCCGCGGAAATTCCCGCACTGGTGGATGCTTTTCTAGAGGATTTGGCGCAGGCGCAGGGGTTGCCGGATGTGATCCACGCGCATTTTGCCGATGCGGCGCAATTGGCACTGGCGGCGCGCGCTCGGTTCGGCATCCCGGTGATCTATACCCCGCATTCGCTGGCGCTGAGCAAATCGGGGTCTGCAGTAGATACCGACCGGATCGCGGCGGAACGGCGCGCGCTGCTAGAGGCGGATGCGGTGGTGCTGTCTTCGCGCGATGAGGCAGAGGTGCAGGTCGCCGCCTATGGGGCGGATGCGCAGGCGCGGGTGCACCGCGTCTCTCCGGGTGTGTCGCTGCGCCGCCCGGCAGAGGCCGGGGCGGGCCGCGCCTTGCTGGCGGATAGGCTGAGCGATCCCGACCGCCCTACGCTGCTGGCCGTGGCGCGCCCCGTGGCCCGCAAGAACCTTGCAACCTTGGCGCGGGTCTATGCGGACAGCCCTGCGCTACAGGCGCGGGCGAACCTTGTGATCCTCGCAGGGCAGCACGGCGATGCGCTGCAGGCGAATGCAGAGGCCCGCGCGGAACTGACCCGCCTGCGCGAGACGCTGGAGGTGCCAGCGTTGCGGGGCAAGGTGGCATTGCCGCCCAGTCATACGCAGGGCGATGTGGCCGCACTTTATGACCGCGCGGCGCAGACGGGCGGGGTTTTCGTGAACCTCGCGCTGCATGAACCCTTTGGCCTGACCATGTTGGAGGCGGCCTCTCATGGATTGCCGGTGGTGGCGACGCAAGAGGGCGGGCCTGCCGATATCGTGGCGGACCTTGGCCATGGCATCTGTGTGCCGCCCCGCGATGTGGAGGCGATAGAGGCGGCGCTGTTGAAGCTTTTGGACGAGCCTGCGTTCTGGGCCGAGGCTGCACGAGCCGGGCGCGCCCATGTCGGGCGTTACGATTGGTCGAAATGGGCCGAAGAGGTGCAACATATCTGCGAGGAGGTTTGCAACCCCGCGCCAGTGACGGCGCAAGCGTCGGTCATGCTGGCCAGCGACATCGACAACACGCTGACCGGCTGCGCGCCTTCTGCTGCTTTGTTCAACGCATGGATCGCCCGCGACCGTCCGATGTTTGCCGTGGCCACGGGCCGCAGCCTGCCGGAGGCCCGCCGCATTCTGCGCGATTGGAACCTGCCAAGCCCGCGCGTTTTCATCACCTCTGTCGGCACTGAGGTCTATCTGGCCGATGCGGAAGGACGGCTTTGTCTGGATGAGCGTTTCGCCCAAAAACTCGACGCCGGATGGCAGCGCGACCGGGTGGAGCGCGCGCTGAAGGAGTTCGGCTTTAACTGGCAGGCACGGGTCGAACAGCGGCGCTGGAAGCTCAGCGGTTTCGGCGACATGCGCACCGCGCGCCGGTTGGAACGGCATCTGGCACGGCGCGGCGTGGCGGCGCAGATCGTGGCCTCCCACGGGCGGCTGATTGATGTCTTGCCTCTGGCCGCGGGCAAGGGCCCTGCGGTCTGTGCCGCGGCGCGGCGGTTGGGCATGCCAATGGACCGGGTCGTGGTGGCCGGGGACAGTGGCAATGATTTCGATATGTTGCAGGCCGTGGAGGATGGGCCGGGCCGTGGCATCTTGGTCGGCAATGCAATGGACGGGCTGCGCGAACGTCTGAGCGGTAGGCGGCTCTACCATGCCCGCGCGGCCCATGCGGCGGGGGTTTTGGAGGGGCTTGAAACCTTTGGTTTCACCCTCAACGCGATGGAGCCGCCGGTCAAGATGGTGGCGCAATGA
- a CDS encoding methylated-DNA--[protein]-cysteine S-methyltransferase: MKQASLSTPFGDLTLTEEDGAITALGWGQAARQDRSDLLDAALRQLKEYATDERQSFDLPLRVMGSDFQRAVCTAILAIPFGHTRTYGEIARDLGVPAQAVGGACGGNPIPIIIPCHRVMGAKGLTGFSGAGGVETKVALLRHEGAAGLLI, from the coding sequence ATGAAACAAGCCTCCCTCTCCACGCCCTTCGGCGATCTGACCCTGACCGAAGAGGATGGGGCGATCACGGCACTTGGGTGGGGGCAGGCAGCGCGGCAGGATCGCTCGGACCTGCTGGATGCCGCGCTGCGCCAACTCAAGGAATACGCGACAGACGAGCGTCAAAGCTTTGACCTACCGCTGCGCGTTATGGGGAGCGACTTCCAGCGCGCGGTCTGCACCGCGATTCTTGCGATTCCCTTTGGCCACACCCGCACCTACGGAGAGATTGCCCGCGACCTCGGCGTGCCTGCGCAAGCGGTGGGCGGGGCCTGTGGCGGCAATCCAATCCCGATTATCATCCCCTGCCACCGCGTGATGGGGGCGAAGGGCCTGACTGGCTTTAGCGGGGCAGGCGGGGTCGAGACCAAGGTCGCGCTGCTGCGCCATGAGGGCGCGGCGGGGCTGTTGATTTAA
- the ileS gene encoding isoleucine--tRNA ligase, with protein MCAETPDYKATLNLPKTDFPMRAGLPKREPGWLERWEKIGVYDRLREKEGRQPFTLHDGPPYANGHLHIGHALNKTIKDMIVRSHQMMGYDARYIPGWDCHGLPIEWKIEEQYRKKGRDKDQVPINEFRAECREFARGWVDVQREEFKRLGITGNWENPYLTMDFHAERVIAEEFMKFLMNGTLYQGSKPVMWSPVEKTALAEAEVEYHDKESHTVWVKFKVVGTEGDLDGAQVVIWTTTPWTMPSNKAVVYGEGISYGLYEVTSTPDECWANVGERFLLADDLAADVFARARLEDGMWSRVRGVENDELAKISLLHPLAGAEGAEGEWDDPRDFRAADFVTSDEGTGFVHCAPSHGLEEYELYRDLGMLPQVITYNVMEDGRFRDDLPFFGGKAILKPNGKEGNANSAIIDKLVEVGGLLARGKIKHSYPHSWRSKAPVIYRNTPQWFAAIDKVVGDGLDQNGKTIRERALTCIDKVNWVPKSGRNRLHSMMEARPDWVLSRQRAWGVPLTCFVRKGVAPTDENFLLRNPEVNQRIVEAFEAEGADAWYADGAKERFLEGIVDPAEFDQVTDILDVWFDSGSTHAFTLRDREDGTEDGIADVYMEGTDQHRGWFHSSLLQSVGTTGRAPYRNVVTHGFTLDAKGMKMSKSIGNTIVPEKIVQQYGADILRLWVAQTDYTADQRIGDEILKGVADSYRRLRNTMRYMLGALNDFSEADRVDPADMPELERWVLHRVAELDKVVRDGFARFDFQGVFQAVFTFATVDLSAFYFDIRKDALYCDGDTLRRRAARTVLDILFHRLTTWLAPVLVFTMEEVWLERFPGDDSSVHLVDMPETPEAWLNPELAAKWAKVRAARRVVTAALEVQRTEKVIGASLEAAPVVHVDDAAQREALESVSFEDVAITSDITVTGDAAPAEAFRMPEAQGVAVVFEKAEGAKCERCWKVLPDVGTHEHPGVCGRCDEAVREALAEETA; from the coding sequence ATGTGCGCCGAGACCCCCGACTACAAAGCCACGCTGAACCTGCCCAAGACCGATTTCCCCATGCGCGCCGGACTGCCCAAGCGCGAGCCCGGCTGGCTGGAGCGGTGGGAGAAGATCGGCGTCTATGACCGCTTGCGCGAGAAAGAGGGGCGTCAGCCCTTCACGCTGCATGACGGCCCTCCCTATGCCAACGGGCATTTGCACATCGGTCACGCGTTGAACAAGACGATCAAGGACATGATTGTGCGCAGCCATCAGATGATGGGCTATGACGCGCGCTACATCCCTGGCTGGGACTGCCACGGCCTGCCGATCGAATGGAAGATCGAAGAGCAGTACCGCAAGAAGGGCCGCGACAAGGATCAGGTGCCGATCAATGAATTCCGCGCCGAATGTCGCGAGTTCGCCCGCGGTTGGGTCGACGTGCAGCGCGAGGAATTCAAGCGTCTGGGCATCACCGGCAATTGGGAAAACCCCTATCTGACCATGGATTTCCATGCCGAGCGTGTCATCGCCGAGGAATTCATGAAGTTCCTGATGAACGGCACGCTTTATCAAGGCTCCAAGCCTGTGATGTGGTCGCCGGTTGAGAAAACCGCGCTGGCCGAGGCCGAGGTTGAGTATCACGACAAGGAAAGCCACACCGTTTGGGTGAAGTTCAAGGTGGTCGGGACCGAGGGCGATCTGGACGGGGCGCAGGTGGTGATCTGGACCACGACGCCTTGGACCATGCCCTCGAACAAGGCCGTGGTTTACGGCGAGGGCATTTCCTATGGCCTTTACGAAGTGACCAGCACACCGGACGAATGCTGGGCCAATGTGGGCGAGCGTTTCCTGCTGGCCGATGATCTGGCGGCGGATGTCTTCGCCCGTGCCCGTCTGGAAGACGGCATGTGGAGCCGTGTGCGCGGTGTCGAGAATGACGAATTGGCCAAGATTTCGCTTTTGCACCCGCTGGCCGGCGCCGAAGGGGCGGAGGGCGAGTGGGATGATCCGCGAGATTTCCGTGCCGCCGATTTCGTGACTTCGGACGAGGGTACGGGCTTCGTGCATTGCGCGCCGTCGCACGGTCTGGAGGAATACGAGCTTTACCGCGATCTGGGCATGCTGCCGCAGGTCATCACCTATAACGTCATGGAAGACGGCCGTTTCCGCGACGATCTGCCGTTCTTTGGCGGCAAGGCAATCCTCAAGCCGAACGGCAAAGAGGGCAACGCCAATAGCGCGATCATCGACAAGCTGGTTGAGGTCGGCGGGCTGCTGGCGCGTGGCAAGATCAAGCACAGCTACCCGCATAGCTGGCGCTCCAAGGCGCCGGTGATCTACCGCAACACGCCGCAGTGGTTTGCCGCGATCGACAAGGTTGTCGGCGACGGGCTGGACCAGAACGGCAAGACCATCCGCGAACGCGCATTGACTTGCATCGACAAGGTTAACTGGGTGCCGAAATCTGGCCGCAACCGCCTGCATTCGATGATGGAAGCACGGCCCGACTGGGTGCTCAGCCGCCAGCGCGCCTGGGGCGTGCCGTTGACCTGCTTCGTGCGCAAGGGTGTGGCGCCGACAGATGAGAACTTCCTGCTGCGCAATCCTGAAGTGAACCAGCGCATCGTCGAGGCCTTTGAGGCCGAAGGCGCGGATGCGTGGTATGCCGACGGGGCCAAAGAGCGCTTCCTTGAGGGTATCGTCGATCCGGCGGAATTCGATCAGGTGACTGACATTCTCGACGTCTGGTTCGATAGCGGCTCAACCCATGCTTTCACCCTGCGCGACCGTGAAGACGGGACCGAGGACGGCATCGCAGACGTTTACATGGAAGGCACCGACCAGCACCGCGGGTGGTTCCACTCCTCGCTGTTGCAGTCTGTGGGCACTACGGGTCGCGCGCCTTACCGCAACGTGGTGACACACGGTTTCACGCTGGACGCGAAGGGCATGAAGATGTCCAAATCCATCGGCAACACCATCGTACCCGAGAAAATTGTGCAGCAATATGGCGCGGATATTCTGCGGCTTTGGGTGGCGCAGACCGATTACACCGCCGATCAGCGGATCGGGGATGAGATCCTCAAAGGCGTGGCCGACAGCTATCGCCGCTTGCGCAACACCATGCGCTATATGCTCGGCGCGTTGAATGATTTCAGCGAGGCGGACCGGGTTGATCCGGCAGATATGCCGGAGCTAGAGCGGTGGGTGCTGCACCGGGTGGCGGAACTCGACAAGGTGGTGCGCGACGGCTTTGCGCGCTTTGATTTTCAGGGCGTGTTCCAGGCGGTCTTTACCTTTGCCACGGTCGATCTCTCGGCGTTCTACTTCGATATCCGCAAGGATGCGCTCTACTGTGATGGCGATACTCTGCGCCGCCGTGCCGCGCGCACGGTGCTGGATATCCTGTTCCACCGTCTGACCACATGGCTTGCACCTGTGCTGGTCTTCACGATGGAGGAAGTCTGGCTGGAGCGCTTCCCGGGCGACGACTCCTCGGTGCATCTGGTGGATATGCCCGAAACGCCTGAAGCATGGCTAAACCCGGAACTGGCGGCGAAATGGGCCAAGGTCCGTGCCGCGCGCCGTGTGGTGACGGCGGCGCTGGAGGTGCAGCGGACCGAGAAGGTGATCGGTGCCTCGCTCGAAGCGGCCCCTGTGGTGCATGTTGATGACGCGGCGCAGCGCGAGGCGTTGGAGAGCGTGTCTTTCGAAGATGTGGCGATTACCTCGGACATCACCGTAACCGGCGACGCGGCCCCGGCTGAGGCTTTCCGCATGCCCGAGGCGCAAGGCGTGGCTGTGGTGTTCGAAAAGGCCGAAGGCGCCAAATGCGAGCGTTGCTGGAAGGTGCTGCCGGATGTCGGCACGCATGAGCATCCCGGCGTTTGCGGGCGCTGTGATGAGGCGGTGCGTGAGGCTTTGGCGGAGGAAACAGCATGA